A DNA window from Trichocoleus sp. FACHB-46 contains the following coding sequences:
- a CDS encoding surface-adhesin E family protein yields the protein MLRATLRPITLALVLSAIALGCTKIDYDTSQQRDWVEAYTWEGDTFPNYIDKSSVKPSEEGVQFDEMTKKREQDGIHSAVATYTLNCQTGAYTMLQITWLDAKGKAKQQEKRLSSFQVASFNAPTYQALCQQVGLKPEF from the coding sequence CCCATCACATTAGCCCTAGTTTTGAGTGCAATCGCATTGGGATGCACCAAGATTGACTATGACACCAGCCAGCAGAGAGATTGGGTAGAGGCATATACGTGGGAGGGGGACACTTTTCCAAACTACATAGATAAATCCTCTGTCAAGCCATCGGAAGAGGGCGTACAGTTTGATGAGATGACGAAGAAGCGGGAACAAGATGGCATCCATAGCGCAGTTGCTACCTACACCCTTAATTGTCAGACCGGAGCATACACTATGCTCCAGATAACTTGGTTGGATGCCAAAGGTAAGGCTAAGCAGCAAGAGAAAAGGTTAAGCTCATTTCAAGTTGCCAGCTTCAATGCCCCAACCTACCAAGCCCTCTGCCAGCAAGTAGGATTGAAGCCTGAGTTTTAG
- a CDS encoding competence protein CoiA: MLYANDGLGNKVEATEKGARATCPHCGSEVLAKCGAINIWHWAHVDTQECDPWSEPESEWHRKWKELVPSHQTEVTIEKNGQRHRADIEATDGTVIELQHSYISPEEIHEREAFYGDMLWIFDMREVWESGRFEIEEHGYWSKYRWKYPRKHIAFTTFPCFLDFGDACLFQVVDMHIDGSCHGSGDFYEAQSLITEWQRMIGPERCRH, from the coding sequence ATGCTGTATGCAAACGATGGACTTGGAAATAAGGTCGAAGCGACAGAGAAAGGAGCACGAGCAACCTGCCCACATTGCGGGAGTGAAGTGCTAGCAAAGTGTGGAGCAATTAACATATGGCACTGGGCACACGTTGACACTCAGGAATGTGATCCGTGGAGTGAACCTGAGTCTGAATGGCATCGAAAGTGGAAAGAGTTAGTACCTAGCCACCAGACAGAAGTCACAATCGAGAAAAATGGACAAAGACACAGAGCTGATATAGAAGCTACAGATGGTACTGTGATTGAGCTACAGCATTCCTACATATCGCCAGAAGAGATACATGAGCGTGAGGCATTCTATGGAGATATGCTCTGGATCTTCGATATGCGAGAGGTTTGGGAATCCGGACGATTTGAGATTGAAGAGCATGGATACTGGTCTAAGTATCGCTGGAAGTATCCCAGGAAACATATTGCTTTCACCACTTTTCCATGCTTCTTGGATTTTGGTGATGCTTGCCTGTTCCAAGTTGTAGACATGCACATAGACGGCTCCTGCCACGGGTCGGGAGACTTTTATGAAGCTCAAAGTTTAATTACAGAATGGCAACGCATGATTGGGCCGGAGCGTTGTAGGCATTAG